The DNA segment CTTGACCGCATCGTACACTAGCGAGGCGTCCAGCGCCGCGGGGCCCGCTCCCCGGCCCCCAGGGGGCGCCGCCTTAGCCTCAGCttcatcttcctcctcttcctcctcgtcGTCGTCCTCATCTGAGCAGGCGGCGGAGCAGGCGCTGCCCGGGCGGGCGGGGCGACCCGGGGCGGCCCACAGCGGGGTGATGGTGTCGCGTGTGGGGTTGCTGAGGAAGAGGCAGGGCCCCGGCTGCGCGGGGCCGGGCCTAGGGGCGgggggcgcgggcggcggcggcccACACAGCGTCTCCATGTCCACCAGCTCCACGCCGCctggcgccgccgccgccgcggccagGGCCTCGCCAGCGGGCGAGGCAGGCTCCCCGGCAGAGCGCGGCGAGGGGGACAGGCACTGGCCGGGGCAGCGGATGGGCGAGGAGCCCTCGGAGATCATGCGGCTCACGAGGTTGCTGAGCAGCCAGGGCGAGTCGGCGTCCTCGCTGAGGTCCGGCTCCGACTCGGACCCGGACTCGTACTCGCTGTTGGTGTCCTCGGGGCCCACGGGCAGGAAGGCGGGGCGGCGCGGGGGCTCGCGGGGCGGCTCGGGCTCCGGCTCGGGCTCCGAGGCCGGCGACGAGGCCTCCTCGATGGAGTTGGTGAGGTGCGAGGAgcggccgctgctgctgctgccgtcgTCACTGCTCCGCTCCAGCTCAGTCTCCGAGATAGACGAGATCATGCGCCCCAGGCGCGCGCCCCCGACGTCCTCGTAGTCGGAGCCCGGGGACGACAGGTCCTGGCTGCTGCGCCGGCCCCCGCGGCCTCCGCTGGAGCCGCTGCCCAGGTCGGCCTCGATACCCGGATCTGAGGACGGGGAGGCCCCACCGGGCGCCAGGGGCCCTGCGGGTTGGTTTCCTTCCGAGTCGCAGCCTGGGCGCACAGGTGGCGGTGCCCCACAGGGGCCCGTGTCGGTGGGCGGGAGAGGGGCGGGCGGCTCTGCGGGACAGAGGCTCAGGTcagcacccccccccaccccggcctccCCCGCCTCCTGTGCCACTCCCCCACACTCACCGCTGCCCTGCTGCCCTGCTCACCTCGGACAGGCTCCTGCACCGCTGGGCACAGCGCTGTTTCCTGCCTCGCTGTTTCCTGCCTGGAGGCCGGAGGCCCTGGAGCAAACCCTCCATTGTTGTTCAGCGAGTCCtgcggtgggggaggggcggggggagagCGGCACTGAGCGTCCGGTCCTCGCGGGCAGGAGGGGGCAGGTGGCCATGGGCACCAGAGCCCCCTACGCAGGGAACCAGGGGGAGCTCTGGGCCTGGGAGCTCACCTGGGCTCCCAGTGTTGTCAGGTGGAGGGTGGTAGGTCGATGCTTGTGAGGCTCCtctagggaaggggaggggatcAGGGGCTCCGGGGCAGGGGTCTCTGAGCCAGGGCCGCCTCCCTCCTTGCCctccccctctccttcctcctcgtcctcctcctcctcgtcctcctcctcctcttcttcctcctcctcttcattgTCGTCAATCATCTCGAACTCCTGGAAGTCATCCTGGAAGGAGCAGATGGGGTGCGGCTGCTCCGAACGCCCCAGGGCAAGGCTGTCCTGCAGGAAGAAGGACAGGGCAGAGCTGGGCCGCAGCAGAACAGCGACCTGGGGTCCCAGGCGCCAGGAAAGGTGAAAGCAGGAAGTCACAAGTCAAGGGAGGAAACCTCCCTCCAGACCACTCTGCTCTCCACCAACagagcagtttttgttttttgcttttttttaaatcagcttaAGATACATAAGGACCTTGGTGAATAAGAGCCCAAACTCCTAAGTCTCAGTGACAGATTCTCAAAGTGGCCCCAACCCACCTGCCAGCCTCATCCCACCCTCAAACCCCATCACATTTAACACCAGTACTTTTTCTTTCAAAGCATTTTAACACAACTCATAACTACAGTAGAGTTTGCATCTGTCTCCGCAGCAAGCTGCAAGCCCCACCAGTTCAGGGCCATGTGCATACTGTACACTGGGCACCCGACCCCCACCGAGAACGGGCCCTGGCCCACAGAAAAGCTCAGCAAAGATCAAATGAATGCGTGAAGCAAAGAGGCCCAGCACCAGGTCTCACCAAACCTGCACCGACCTC comes from the Bubalus kerabau isolate K-KA32 ecotype Philippines breed swamp buffalo chromosome 1, PCC_UOA_SB_1v2, whole genome shotgun sequence genome and includes:
- the MAPK8IP2 gene encoding C-Jun-amino-terminal kinase-interacting protein 2; amino-acid sequence: MADRAEMFSLSTFHSLSPPGCRPPQDISLEEFDDEDLSEITDDCGLGLSYDSDHCEKDSLALGRSEQPHPICSFQDDFQEFEMIDDNEEEEEEEEEEDEEEEDEEEGEGEGKEGGGPGSETPAPEPLIPSPSLEEPHKHRPTTLHLTTLGAQDSLNNNGGFAPGPPASRQETARQETALCPAVQEPVREPPAPLPPTDTGPCGAPPPVRPGCDSEGNQPAGPLAPGGASPSSDPGIEADLGSGSSGGRGGRRSSQDLSSPGSDYEDVGGARLGRMISSISETELERSSDDGSSSSGRSSHLTNSIEEASSPASEPEPEPEPPREPPRRPAFLPVGPEDTNSEYESGSESEPDLSEDADSPWLLSNLVSRMISEGSSPIRCPGQCLSPSPRSAGEPASPAGEALAAAAAAPGGVELVDMETLCGPPPPAPPAPRPGPAQPGPCLFLSNPTRDTITPLWAAPGRPARPGSACSAACSDEDDDEEEEEEDEAEAKAAPPGGRGAGPAALDASLVYDAVKYTLVVDEHTQLELVSLRRCAGLGEDSEDSGGEASEEEAGAVLLGGDQGPGDASPDSPDLTFSKKFLNVFVNSTSRSSSTESFGLFSCLVNGEEREQTHRAVFRFIPRHPDELELDVDDPVLVEAEEDDFWFRGFNMRTGERGVFPAFYAHAVPGPAKDLLGSKRGPCWVERFDVQFLGSVEVPCHQGNGILCAAMQKIATARKLTVHLRPPASCDLEISLRGVKLSLSGGPEFQRCSHFFQMKNISFCGCHPRNSCYFGFITKHPLLSRFACHVFVSQESMRPVAQSVGRAFLEYYQQHLEYACPTEDIYLE